A region from the Caldicellulosiruptor naganoensis genome encodes:
- the gpmI gene encoding 2,3-bisphosphoglycerate-independent phosphoglycerate mutase — MKKPVVLIIMDGWGYNPKQEGNAVALGKTPNLDYYEKNYPYTLIGSSGMDVGLPEGQMGNSEVGHLNLGAGRIVYQEFTRITKSIKDGDFFEKEEFLMAIENCKKYNSSLHLMGLLSDGGVHSHNTHLYALLELAKRHNLERVFVHCFLDGRDVPPSSAKIYIEELEHKMKEIGCGKIATVMGRYYAMDRDKRWERVEKAYNAMVFGEGEYASSALEAVEKSYEKGNTDEFVIPTVVLENGKPVATINEHDSIIFFNFRPDRARQITRAFCDIEFDGFERKKGYFEVFFVCMTQYDVTIKNCHVAFKPENLENTLGEYLSKLGLKQLRIAETEKYAHVTFFFNGGVEVPNVGEDRVLVPSPKVATYDLKPEMSAYEVTEALLERIESNQYDVIICNYANGDMVGHTGVLEAAIKAVEAVDECIGKVVNKVLEKGGVVIITADHGNCEQMIDYETGEPHTAHTTNKVPLYLVGYGNVKLRDDGILADIAPTILDILGLEKPSEMKGSSLVIK; from the coding sequence ATGAAAAAACCTGTTGTTCTTATCATCATGGATGGTTGGGGTTATAACCCAAAGCAAGAGGGAAACGCTGTTGCTTTGGGCAAGACCCCCAACCTTGACTATTACGAAAAGAATTACCCATATACTTTGATTGGCAGCAGTGGCATGGACGTTGGTCTTCCTGAAGGTCAGATGGGAAATTCTGAAGTAGGTCATCTAAATTTAGGTGCTGGGAGAATTGTGTATCAAGAGTTTACAAGAATAACAAAGTCAATTAAAGATGGTGACTTTTTCGAAAAAGAAGAGTTTTTGATGGCAATAGAGAATTGCAAAAAATATAACTCTTCGCTTCATCTGATGGGGCTTTTATCAGACGGTGGTGTGCACAGTCACAACACTCACCTTTATGCTCTTTTGGAGCTTGCAAAGAGGCATAATCTTGAAAGGGTATTTGTTCACTGCTTCTTAGATGGGCGAGATGTTCCACCTTCAAGCGCAAAGATTTACATTGAAGAACTTGAACATAAAATGAAAGAGATAGGTTGTGGCAAGATTGCAACAGTGATGGGCAGATACTATGCAATGGACAGAGATAAAAGATGGGAAAGAGTAGAAAAGGCTTACAATGCAATGGTATTTGGTGAAGGCGAGTATGCAAGCTCAGCATTAGAGGCGGTTGAAAAGTCGTATGAAAAAGGTAACACTGATGAATTTGTAATTCCGACTGTTGTGCTTGAAAACGGAAAGCCTGTCGCCACAATAAATGAACATGACAGTATTATTTTCTTTAACTTCAGACCTGACAGAGCAAGACAAATTACAAGAGCATTTTGTGATATAGAATTTGATGGTTTTGAAAGAAAAAAAGGATATTTTGAAGTATTCTTTGTATGCATGACACAGTATGATGTCACTATAAAGAATTGCCATGTTGCTTTCAAACCAGAAAATTTAGAAAACACTTTGGGTGAGTATTTGAGCAAGCTTGGCCTAAAACAGCTCAGGATTGCTGAGACAGAAAAGTACGCTCATGTCACCTTCTTCTTCAATGGTGGTGTTGAAGTACCAAATGTCGGAGAAGACAGGGTTTTGGTACCATCACCGAAGGTTGCAACATATGACCTTAAACCAGAGATGAGTGCTTATGAGGTAACTGAAGCTCTACTGGAGAGAATTGAAAGTAACCAATATGATGTTATAATTTGTAACTATGCAAACGGTGATATGGTTGGGCACACTGGAGTGTTGGAGGCTGCAATAAAAGCAGTTGAGGCTGTTGATGAGTGTATCGGAAAAGTTGTTAACAAAGTTTTAGAAAAAGGCGGAGTGGTTATTATTACTGCTGACCATGGTAACTGCGAACAGATGATCGATTATGAGACAGGTGAGCCTCATACAGCTCATACAACAAATAAGGTGCCTTTGTATCTTGTTGGGTATGGCAATGTTAAATTAAGAGATGATGGAATTTTAGCAGACATTGCTCCGACAATCTTAGACATCTTAGGGTTAGAAAAGCCTTCAGAGATGAAAGGAAGCTCGCTTGTTATTAAATAA